One segment of Falco rusticolus isolate bFalRus1 chromosome 3, bFalRus1.pri, whole genome shotgun sequence DNA contains the following:
- the PRELID3A gene encoding PRELI domain containing protein 3A isoform X2, giving the protein MKIWSSEHVFGHPWDTVIKAAMRKYPNPMNPCVVGVDVLDRSLDNKGRLHSHRLLSTEWRLPSIVKAILGTSRTLTYIEEHSVVDPVEKKMELSSTNITLTNLVSVDERLVYTPHPENPEKTVLTQEAIITVKGISLSSYLESLMANTISSNARKGRDALEWVITKLNTELEELKSTREGMKPAMAAASTEK; this is encoded by the exons ATGAAGATCTGGAGCTCGGAGCATGTGTTCGG ACACCCCTGGGATACAGTGATCAAAGCTGCTATGAGAAAGTACCCCAACCCTATGAATCCATGTGTGGTAGGAGTAGATGTCCTTGACAGAAGCCTTGATAACAAGGGGAGGCTGCATAGTCACCGTCTTCTCAGCACAGAGTGGAGACTGCCGAGTATTGTAAAAGCG ATTTTAGGAACAAGTAGAACTCTGACTTACATTGAGGAACATTCTGTGGTAgatccagtggaaaaaaagatggagcTTTCCTCAACTAAT atTACTCTCACAAACCTAGTGTCTGTTGATGAGAGACTGGTTTACACACCTCATCCTGAAAACCCTGAAAA AACTGTACTAACTCAAGAAGCAATTATTACTGTTAAAGGCATTAGCTTGAGCAGTTATCTGGAGAGCTTAATGGCAAACACAATATCTTCTAATGCCAGAAAG GGTCGGGATGCCCTGGAGTGGGTGATCACCAAACTAAACACAGAATTGGAGGAGCTGAAGTCAACACGTGAGGGCATGAAACCAGCTATGGCAGCAgcatcaacagaaaaataa
- the PRELID3A gene encoding PRELI domain containing protein 3A isoform X1: MIHSKGMDDRVTMWLALAVAFTETPHRHPWDTVIKAAMRKYPNPMNPCVVGVDVLDRSLDNKGRLHSHRLLSTEWRLPSIVKAILGTSRTLTYIEEHSVVDPVEKKMELSSTNITLTNLVSVDERLVYTPHPENPEKTVLTQEAIITVKGISLSSYLESLMANTISSNARKGRDALEWVITKLNTELEELKSTREGMKPAMAAASTEK; encoded by the exons ATGATACATTCCAAGGGCATGGACGACAGAGTGACTATGTGGCTTGCCTTAGCCGTGGCTTTCACAGAGACACCTCACAG ACACCCCTGGGATACAGTGATCAAAGCTGCTATGAGAAAGTACCCCAACCCTATGAATCCATGTGTGGTAGGAGTAGATGTCCTTGACAGAAGCCTTGATAACAAGGGGAGGCTGCATAGTCACCGTCTTCTCAGCACAGAGTGGAGACTGCCGAGTATTGTAAAAGCG ATTTTAGGAACAAGTAGAACTCTGACTTACATTGAGGAACATTCTGTGGTAgatccagtggaaaaaaagatggagcTTTCCTCAACTAAT atTACTCTCACAAACCTAGTGTCTGTTGATGAGAGACTGGTTTACACACCTCATCCTGAAAACCCTGAAAA AACTGTACTAACTCAAGAAGCAATTATTACTGTTAAAGGCATTAGCTTGAGCAGTTATCTGGAGAGCTTAATGGCAAACACAATATCTTCTAATGCCAGAAAG GGTCGGGATGCCCTGGAGTGGGTGATCACCAAACTAAACACAGAATTGGAGGAGCTGAAGTCAACACGTGAGGGCATGAAACCAGCTATGGCAGCAgcatcaacagaaaaataa